ACCCAAAGTCTCGCTACTGTCGTGGTGTGCCAGATCCAAAAATCAGGATCTACGATGTTGGTATGAAGAGGAAGGGTGTTGATGAGTTTCCATTCTGTGTCCATTTGGTGTCATGGGAGAAGGAGAATGTGTCAAGTGAAGCACTTGAAGCTGCCCGTATTGCTTGCAACAAGTACATGGTGAAGTCTGCTGGAAAAGATGCTTTTCATTTGAGGATTAGGGTTCATCCTTTCCATGTTCTCAGGATTAACAAGATGCTTTCGTGTGCTGGAGCTGATAGGCTTCAGACTGGTATGAGAGGTGCTTTTGGTAAAGCTTTGGGTACTTGTGCTCGTGTTGCTATTGGACAGGTTCTTTTGTCTGTTCGTTGCAAGGATGCCCATGGTCACCATGCTCAAGAGGCTCTTCGTCGTGCTAAGTTCAAGTTCCCTGGTCGTCAAAAGATTATTGTCAGCAGGAAATGGTATGTTCAAAGATTGATCCTTgaatcattttgttgtttgattgttttatgGATACAAGTAAGCTAACTCATCAAgtctttgacttttttttcaGGGGCTTCACGAAGTTTAACAGAGCTGACTTCACCAAGTTGAGGCAAGAGAAGCGTGTTGTCCCTGATGGTGTCAACGCTAAGGTATTATTGGCTTTACATCAGAATTGTCACTCTTTGATCCTATAGCAGTGATAGTTATCATTGGAAATATCATTTGTTGTTGAATTGAACaatgttttcgtttttttttcagttccTCTCATGCCATGGACCTTTGGCTAACCGTCAGCCGGGAAGTGCCTTTTTGCCAGCCCACTACTGAAGAGTATCAGAACTGAAGTATCCTTCTCATTCCGGTGAAGAAGAATTATAATCAGCCTGAATCTTTTTACTTATCGTTATCTCTGGtgttgttttaagtttttagttGGACACAATCAGTATTCTGAATCTTTTTGTGACTCTTTTGTTTAAGCTctgaaatgattttgttccTTCGTTCTTGGCCATATATCTTTCATTTGCAAGTTTTATCATGGCTTTagctttaaatattttaattgaagATTTGCTTGAAAATCGTTGAAGTTTTAGATAGAGATGGGTGATTGCCTTGTTGGATCATTTAGTATGcataaaagatttgaaattagCATAGCAAGCCCATCTTAGGTATTGTCATGCAAGGCTGAGAGTTCAAAGAGAAAATGACAGAGACCTACCTACACGTCAAAATCAGATGCAAACTGCCATTTTCCTGATTAAGtctatctttgttttttttacttttcaaagAATTAATTGCCATAATTTCTGAAGAAGGAAGCAAAAATCCCAAAACAGAGAACcaagagaaaggagaaaaattgaaaagtttaTGGTATTACTTGCAAGCAAAAGATCAAGTTATCTTGCAAACAACAACTATAAGATTAAAagctctttttcttctcttatcagagaattgaaagaagaacacacaaaacacATAATATAGTCTCTTTGCgaaaaaatgaatgaaacgaatataaacaaaaattttaacaaatagtATAGCAGAACTGAAAAACTCTAGATTCTGAACTTTCTCCACCAAACTTATTACAAGACCTGTTTCTGTTCTTTCCAAGAAACTAACAATACCACCAAGATGATTGTATCCAATtgaattcaaataaatttcttttataaccaaaattaataagaaaaaaaagactgCAACTTTCGACATCTCCAACGGCAGGAGAATCATAAAAATCATCTGAAAGTTATTGTTGAAACCCTTTTATCAGCAACCCATCACCGCGCAATTGTAAACAAAATTCGATGAATGTTTCCTACCGAGCAATGTCCATAGAGGCGGACTTCGATCACTAGATGGTATCCATGAATTCAGTTCAATGTACCCTCCACCTGAACTCCTAGGACCACCAATCACAATCAACCTCTCACCGCAAGCTCTAAACGCTAATCCCCAACCGTTAACCGAGTCAGCTCTTTCGGGCAATCTCCCTAAAGTAAACCATTTCTTACTCTCCTTATCATACTTCCTCACTTCCATATCAGCATGATCAGCAGCATACAATTCGTTATTCACAACCGCAACAAGAGGCGGCGCCTCTGCTGCTGCCGGCATTTCCCGGCTCCTTGGAGGCGACATTTCCGGTATCTCAGTCCATTTCTTCGTCTCTAAATCAAACTCCTCACCACAAGTAAGCACTTTCGAATCATTTCCACCAATTCCTCCAATCACATAGAACTTCCCATCCATGAAAACACCTGAACACATCTTCCTTGGTTTATTCATCTTCGGAAGTGTAGTCCAAGTCTGAAGCTCGGAGTTATACATCTCAGCGGAATCACTGATTTTgccaaaagaatcaaaaccacCAGCAAAGATCGCAATCTCTCCTAGACTCGCTGAGCCAAACAAACACCTCGGAGAATTCATCCTCATACCGGAAGACCAAGAGTTAGTCAAAAGactatatctatatataacatgAGAAGAGTAATCATCTTTGCCTAACACAAGCAAATCCGTACCAACAGCTAAAGATTCTTTATCGGCACACATGAATGTAACACCTGAAGGCATTGTAGGCAAATTCATCCATCTTCTTTCAAAAGG
This sequence is a window from Arabidopsis thaliana chromosome 1 sequence. Protein-coding genes within it:
- the SAC52 gene encoding Ribosomal protein L16p/L10e family protein (SUPPRESSOR OF ACAULIS 52 (SAC52); FUNCTIONS IN: structural constituent of ribosome; INVOLVED IN: cellular response to UV-B, translation; LOCATED IN: in 7 components; EXPRESSED IN: 27 plant structures; EXPRESSED DURING: 15 growth stages; CONTAINS InterPro DOMAIN/s: Ribosomal protein L10e (InterPro:IPR001197), Ribosomal protein L10e/L16 (InterPro:IPR016180), Ribosomal protein L10e, conserved site (InterPro:IPR018255); BEST Arabidopsis thaliana protein match is: Ribosomal protein L16p/L10e family protein (TAIR:AT1G26910.1); Has 1679 Blast hits to 1677 proteins in 606 species: Archae - 325; Bacteria - 13; Metazoa - 562; Fungi - 162; Plants - 159; Viruses - 0; Other Eukaryotes - 458 (source: NCBI BLink).) codes for the protein MGRRPARCYRQIKGKPYPKSRYCRGVPDPKIRIYDVGMKRKGVDEFPFCVHLVSWEKENVSSEALEAARIACNKYMVKSAGKDAFHLRIRVHPFHVLRINKMLSCAGADRLQTGMRGAFGKALGTCARVAIGQVLLSVRCKDAHGHHAQEALRRAKFKFPGRQKIIVSRKWGFTKFNRADFTKLRQEKRVVPDGVNAKFLSCHGPLANRQPGSAFLPAHY
- the SAC52 gene encoding Ribosomal protein L16p/L10e family protein (SUPPRESSOR OF ACAULIS 52 (SAC52); FUNCTIONS IN: structural constituent of ribosome; INVOLVED IN: cellular response to UV-B, translation; LOCATED IN: cytosolic ribosome, cytosolic large ribosomal subunit, plasma membrane, large ribosomal subunit; EXPRESSED IN: 25 plant structures; EXPRESSED DURING: 15 growth stages; CONTAINS InterPro DOMAIN/s: Ribosomal protein L10e (InterPro:IPR001197), Ribosomal protein L10e/L16 (InterPro:IPR016180); BEST Arabidopsis thaliana protein match is: Ribosomal protein L16p/L10e family protein (TAIR:AT1G26910.1); Has 1844 Blast hits to 1606 proteins in 584 species: Archae - 300; Bacteria - 0; Metazoa - 671; Fungi - 224; Plants - 162; Viruses - 0; Other Eukaryotes - 487 (source: NCBI BLink).), with protein sequence MKRKGVDEFPFCVHLVSWEKENVSSEALEAARIACNKYMVLLSVRCKDAHGHHAQEALRRAKFKFPGRQKIIVSRKWGFTKFNRADFTKLRQEKRVVPDGVNAKFLSCHGPLANRQPGSAFLPAHY
- a CDS encoding Galactose oxidase/kelch repeat superfamily protein (Galactose oxidase/kelch repeat superfamily protein; CONTAINS InterPro DOMAIN/s: Galactose oxidase/kelch, beta-propeller (InterPro:IPR011043), Kelch repeat type 1 (InterPro:IPR006652), Kelch related (InterPro:IPR013089), Kelch-type beta propeller (InterPro:IPR015915); BEST Arabidopsis thaliana protein match is: Galactose oxidase/kelch repeat superfamily protein (TAIR:AT2G02870.3); Has 8067 Blast hits to 4582 proteins in 289 species: Archae - 6; Bacteria - 418; Metazoa - 6039; Fungi - 16; Plants - 1102; Viruses - 148; Other Eukaryotes - 338 (source: NCBI BLink).); protein product: MVEDRTYLMSRIFSSSRLSESKWPYMYPQPEDSSESNLINGKRALENDVDELRQSKSPRLMGFSIHGNEAIEEDEQEQDQSDSNNNGNSDGDSLINDIGRDNSISCLIRCSRSGYGSIASLNRSFRSLVKTGEIYRLRRQNQIVEHWVYFSCQLLEWVAFNPFERRWMNLPTMPSGVTFMCADKESLAVGTDLLVLGKDDYSSHVIYRYSLLTNSWSSGMRMNSPRCLFGSASLGEIAIFAGGFDSFGKISDSAEMYNSELQTWTTLPKMNKPRKMCSGVFMDGKFYVIGGIGGNDSKVLTCGEEFDLETKKWTEIPEMSPPRSREMPAAAEAPPLVAVVNNELYAADHADMEVRKYDKESKKWFTLGRLPERADSVNGWGLAFRACGERLIVIGGPRSSGGGYIELNSWIPSSDRSPPLWTLLGRKHSSNFVYNCAVMGC